The sequence below is a genomic window from Bactrocera neohumeralis isolate Rockhampton chromosome 4, APGP_CSIRO_Bneo_wtdbg2-racon-allhic-juicebox.fasta_v2, whole genome shotgun sequence.
TTTACAATCAATAACCGAATGTCATCGGCATACGTCAGTTCTAGGGTTGAAGAGTCGACTGCAATTTGTCCTTTAACTAGCCAATGATATGAAGGGTGTTAATTTGGTCAACACATGTACGACTCGGGCGAAGCCCGGCTTATTACTTTCTCAGagatttttcaagtttttaattaatcCGACTTAAAAATAGACTGAAGTAATAGAGAGAGAGGTATAGTTCCGCGATAGATTTTACATTGAAAAATATCGCCACTATTTGGGAGAACGAGCGAAATGTCCTTACCAATTACGCTTATCTCGTTGGTACCTCCTTTTTAATCTAGTTGTAGTGTTGGGCAGCTAGGCTGTAAAGTGCTGGTGCTCGTTTGTCTCTCTTTGGCTCTGGTTTACGCCCCTAGCACTTGTTTGCTCATTGTTGTCCGAACTCACTTTTGTATGGATAAGGTAGTCACTCCGTATTCCCGTTctgccatatggtgcagaggcaagggcgatgacaacatctgatgagtcttTGGTTCTTGGTCAGTTCGGAAAGATCGTTGGGTAATGTCATCTTGCGGCGTGTAGCGACTTGGGTGTATGGCTGTGTGATGTCTTCATGGGTGGAGTAGGGTTTTGTGTATTAGTATGTGGTGTTTTCGTGAGTGGATTGCGTTAGTGTGGTGTATTGGCGTTCAGTGCAGTGCATTGAGGGGGAGGCTTAGTTCAAGCAGTCATCCTTTTCTGGACTCTTCAATCCTTTATATACTCTACCTTCCACGCTTGACCAGAATGTGTGAACTTGTTCTGAGTTAAGGGCTGCGATCACTGAAGGAACTTCAGAGAGTGACGTGAATAGaaaacggcttcaattcgaaTTATTAATGTGGTGAACTATTCATAATTAAAGTTGGTTCCATGGGAAgcgtacttttttttatttgtgtgatTTGTATCTGAGAAATGTCATCCAGATTATTTGCGAACTATGTAGGTTTTTATAATGCGTTGCACATATATTCTTTGACACCCAACAGATATGATTTGGGAGGAGTTTAGCGGGTTAAAGTTCCGCAATCTGGCTTGCAATGCTTCCTCAAAGGAAGTAGATGGGCGTGAAAAATgaattaaacgaaaatttataaagtgtcataactaaaaaGATGTAAAAACTTAACAATGGGAATGGCACCGCCCACGTTTAGATGACATCCAGTCCTCCTGAGCTTGAGATCAGCGCTATCTAATAATAATGATACTAATGATAAAACAGTCAGCACATGCTTTTGAGCGGTAAATTAATTAAGAGtttattaaatgtaaatatttaatatgcacGTCTGTTACACCACCTATAGtgctttattaaattattagacgataaaaaaatcaaacaaataacGAAACGCAGTTTCATGGATTTTTAATTGTATCTTAAAGCCGTAAATAATAGCATAGTAAAGCTTATTCCATCAAGTAGAGCTAAAATGCTAATGCACTTAGTTCTAGTTGTATCTGCGAGCAGTAAACTTTAATGAAGTTGAGATAATGGTATCGAAGGATATTACCGCTGAGAATGCTACAGAGattgcagaaaaaattaaaggcaAGTATACTCGTAGAGCGTATGCTGAAGGGCATCGCACTAATTTTCGACTTTATAATTAGGAATAGGTCCTCGAGTGGGCGTGCGACACTTGCAAAGCTTCCTTTTATTCCTTGGTTTCGCTGTAGTGTTTATGCAACGAACCAATCTCTCAGTGGCCATTGTGGCAATGATGGATCGGAATTCAACAAACCCAGATTTTCCGGTGCGcccagaattttaattttaattctattttttaatataaaatttattgtctAATGCACACTTACAGGAGTACGACTGGTCGGAGCAAACCAAGTCACTGGTAATAAGCAGCTACTTTTGGGGTTACTTCCTCATGCAGATACCAGGCAGTCAGTTGGCGCAGCGATTCGGCGGCAAAGTAATGTTGCTCTTCAGTGTTGGTATTGGTGGCTTTCTCACCATATTTACACAATTGGGCGATTGGCAATTCATTTGCGCATTGCGATTTCTGCAAGGCTTCTGTCAAGCTGCCGTATATCCTTCGGTGCAAATTATTTTAGCCCGATGGGCCCCACCAGCCGAACGCAGTATACTTGTAGCACTATGCTTTTCCGGCATGCAATTTGGCACAGTCATAATAATGAGCATTAGTGGCATATTAGCCACTTCAAAGTTTGGTTGGCCGAGCATTTTCTATGTTTCCGGCGGTTGTGGTATTATCTGGTCGCTTGTGTGGCTAATGTGGGGCACTGATTCTCCGCGTCAATCCAAATTAATATCATCAAAGGAGCGAAATTACATTGAATCAGCATTAGGAGCGATTTCAAAGAGTGAGAATAGTGCCATCTCAGCAAACTTGCCCACACCTTGGTTGAGCATATTCACATCCGTGCCATTTTGGGTGCTACTCATTACGCATTGTGCCTACAATTGGGGCTATTGGATATTGCTGACACAAATACCCTCGTACATAAAGAATGTGTTCGACAAAGATATCCAGAGTAATGCCTTGTTCTCCGCCCTGCCATATACCGCTAATCTAGTATTCGGTCTGTGTTTCTGTGCCCTCGGTCAGCTATTGCTGTCAAAGAAAGTGTTGAGCACGAACGCTAGCCGTAAGATCTTCAACACGGTTGGCATGTGGATACCGATGGCGGCCACAATTCCGATGGGGTTTGTTGATGCCGATAGTTCTGATTTGGCCGTTATCTTACTAACGTTGTCTGTGGGCTTCAATTCAGCTGTATTAATGggtttttatatgaatttcatTGAGTTATCACCAAATTTCGTCGGAACATTGCAGGGTATTATAAGTTTTGGAGCTACTTTGATGAGTATAATTGGCCCGTTAGTTGTTGGCGTCATTGTGACAGACACGGTTAGTACTTTAAACATAATAGatgcaaatataatattaactCATAGCAACTGTAGACAAACCAAAATCAGTGGCGCATGATATTTTACACTatgatatttttctattttattggcaatttaCTGTTTATAACTCTGGGTAGCACTAAAGTGCAGCCCTGGAATGAGCCGGTGAAACGAAACGTAAATCGTGAGCAATTCAAATATCAAGCAGCACTAATCTGCAGCCTATCTAATCTAAACTTGTATTTAAATAGGTGTTCAACAAACTGGTGAATGACGAAAGCATCTACAatatattaagcaaaaaaagCGGGAATGCGGCGTAAAAtatccgaaatataaaaaaaaaaactattggatataagaatatttgttttgataataattagCTATTAACTAGTttatatacttttgcaacatgttgctacagagtataactgttttgttcatctaacgtgTTTTTTTATCACCTAAAATAAGTCTGAGAAAGATTTTGAACCACGAAAATGCAATGCTGGCgaatagccgctgtcttttaattcgctgaactgtgtcaatgtcatcgtatatctcgtacagctcatcgttccatcgaatgcgatattcgccgtggccaacgcgcaaaggaccataaatctttcgcagaacttttctctcgaaaactcgcaacgtcgactcatcagttgttgacatcgtccaagcctctgcaccatatagcaggacgggaattatgagtgacttatagagtttggtttttgtttgtcgagagaggactttgcttctcaattgcctactcagtccgaagtagcacctgttggcaagagttatcctgcgttggatttctaggctgacattattagtggtgttaatgctggttccaagatagacgaaattatctacaacttcaaagttatgactgtcaacagtatcaatatcatcggcatacgccagcagctgtacactcttatagaagatggtaccttctccatttagttctgctgctcgaactattttctccagaaggaggttgaagaaatcgcacgatagggaatcaccttgtctgaaacctcgtttggtatcgaacggctcggagaggtccttcccgattctgacggagcttttcgtgttactcaacgtcagtttacacagccgtattagttttgcggggataccaaattcagacatcgcggcataaaggcagctccttttcgtgctgtcgaaagcagctttgaaatcgacgaagaggtggtgtgtgtcgattcttctttcacgggtcttttccaagatttggcgcatggtgaatatctggtcggtttttgattttccaggtctaaagccacactgataaggtccaatcagcttgttgacggtgggctttaatctttcacacaatacgctcgatagaaccttatatgcgatgttgaggaggctaatcccacggtagttggcgcagattgtggggtctccttttttatttattgggcatagcacacttaaattccaatcgttgggcatgctttcgtccgaccatattttacaaagaagctgatgcatgctccttatcagttcttcgccgccgtgtttgaatagctcggccggcaatccgtcggcccctgccgctttgttgtttttcaggtgggcaattgctattcgaacttcttcatggtcgggtaatggaacgtctgctccatcgtcatcgattgaggaatcgggttcgccttctcctggtgttatgcattcactgccattcagcaggttgaagaagtgttccctccataatttaagtatgctctgggcatcggtggctagatcacctttgggggttctacaagagtatgctccgggcttgaaaccttttgtaagccgccgcactttttcgtagaattttcgagcattacccctgtcggccagcttatcaagctcttcgtactcacgcatttcggcctccttctttttctgtctacaaatgcgtctcgcttccctcttaaactctcggtatctatcctatcccgcacgtgttgtggtcgatcgtaacattgcgaggtaggcagcctgttttctctccgctgcgacactgCACTCCTcctcgtaccagctgttcttgtgcattttccgaaaaccaatggtttcggttgcagctgtacgtaaggagtttgaaaagccgtcccacagttcccttataccgagttgttgacgagtgctctcagagagcaggagtgcaagccgagtagagaatcgtt
It includes:
- the LOC126757194 gene encoding putative inorganic phosphate cotransporter isoform X2, which gives rise to MVSKDITAENATEIAEKIKGPRVGVRHLQSFLLFLGFAVVFMQRTNLSVAIVAMMDRNSTNPDFPEYDWSEQTKSLVISSYFWGYFLMQIPGSQLAQRFGGKVMLLFSVGIGGFLTIFTQLGDWQFICALRFLQGFCQAAVYPSVQIILARWAPPAERSILVALCFSGMQFGTVIIMSISGILATSKFGWPSIFYVSGGCGIIWSLVWLMWGTDSPRQSKLISSKERNYIESALGAISKSENSAISANLPTPWLSIFTSVPFWVLLITHCAYNWGYWILLTQIPSYIKNVFDKDIQSNALFSALPYTANLVFGLCFCALGQLLLSKKVLSTNASRKIFNTVGMWIPMAATIPMGFVDADSSDLAVILLTLSVGFNSAVLMGFYMNFIELSPNFVGTLQGIISFGATLMSIIGPLVVGVIVTDTTNQNQWRMIFYTMIFFYFIGNLLFITLGSTKVQPWNEPVKRNVNRVQQTGE
- the LOC126757194 gene encoding putative inorganic phosphate cotransporter isoform X1 — its product is MVSKDITAENATEIAEKIKGPRVGVRHLQSFLLFLGFAVVFMQRTNLSVAIVAMMDRNSTNPDFPEYDWSEQTKSLVISSYFWGYFLMQIPGSQLAQRFGGKVMLLFSVGIGGFLTIFTQLGDWQFICALRFLQGFCQAAVYPSVQIILARWAPPAERSILVALCFSGMQFGTVIIMSISGILATSKFGWPSIFYVSGGCGIIWSLVWLMWGTDSPRQSKLISSKERNYIESALGAISKSENSAISANLPTPWLSIFTSVPFWVLLITHCAYNWGYWILLTQIPSYIKNVFDKDIQSNALFSALPYTANLVFGLCFCALGQLLLSKKVLSTNASRKIFNTVGMWIPMAATIPMGFVDADSSDLAVILLTLSVGFNSAVLMGFYMNFIELSPNFVGTLQGIISFGATLMSIIGPLVVGVIVTDTTNQNQWRMIFYTMIFFYFIGNLLFITLGSTKVQPWNEPVKRNVNREQFKYQAALICSLSNLNLYLNRCSTNW
- the LOC126757194 gene encoding putative inorganic phosphate cotransporter isoform X3, encoding MVSKDITAENATEIAEKIKGPRVGVRHLQSFLLFLGFAVVFMQRTNLSVAIVAMMDRNSTNPDFPEYDWSEQTKSLVISSYFWGYFLMQIPGSQLAQRFGGKVMLLFSVGIGGFLTIFTQLGDWQFICALRFLQGFCQAAVYPSVQIILARWAPPAERSILVALCFSGMQFGTVIIMSISGILATSKFGWPSIFYVSGGCGIIWSLVWLMWGTDSPRQSKLISSKERNYIESALGAISKSENSAISANLPTPWLSIFTSVPFWVLLITHCAYNWGYWILLTQIPSYIKNVFDKDIQSNALFSALPYTANLVFGLCFCALGQLLLSKKVLSTNASRKIFNTVGMWIPMAATIPMGFVDADSSDLAVILLTLSVGFNSAVLMGFYMNFIELSPNFVGTLQGIISFGATLMSIIGPLVVGVIVTDTQL